The proteins below are encoded in one region of Takifugu rubripes chromosome 1, fTakRub1.2, whole genome shotgun sequence:
- the foxl3 gene encoding forkhead box L3 yields MFDNSHYPFNCFNYDGDGYPSSSTDEEKKMCRPAYSYIALIAMAIQKSPEQRVTLSGIYEFIMKRFPYYRSNQRAWQNSIRHNLSLNSCFIKVPRTEGNEKGKGNFWTFATGCESMLDLFENGNFRRRRRRRNMKIGLHRDSAETPFHPLESNHHAPAARLPDPDCALCPLDPERLQPGPQQNHLLQNTNQPGKPESEIKFSIDYILSTPDPPLPGFRAPRGPVHRGAVAPAVHVLEPQHLNLHFWTL; encoded by the exons ATGTTTGATAACTCTCACTACCCCTTCAACTGCTTTAACTACGATGGAGACGGATACCCTTCCTCCAGCActgatgaagagaagaaaatgtgTAGACCCGCCTACAG ctaCATAGCTCTGATTGCCATGGCCATCCAGAAGAGTCCAGAGCAGCGGGTCACCCTGTCGGGCATCTATGAGTTCATCATGAAGAGGTTTCCCTACTACCGCTCCAACCAGAGAGCCTGGCAGAACTCCATCAGACACAACCTGTCTCTGAACAGCTGCTTCATCAAG GTTCCTCGGACGGAGGGCAATGAGAAGGGAAAAGGGAACTTTTGGACTTTTGCTACTGGGTGTGAATCCATGCTCGACCTGTTTGAAAACGGCAACTTCCGTCGTCGCCGGCGCAGGAGGAATATGAAAATCGGTCTTCATCGCGATTCAGCAGAAACCCCCTTCCACCCTTTGGAGAGCAATCATCACGCGCCCGCAGCTCGCCTCCCCGATCCCGACTGTGCCCTCTGCCCTTTGGACCCTGAGAGGCTGCAGCCAGGCccccagcagaaccacctgctCCAAAACACCAACCAGCCGGGCAAACCGGAGTCAGAGATCAAGTTCAGCATTGACTACATCCTTTCCACTCCAGATCCACCCCTGCCTGGGTTCAGAGCCCCTCGCGGCCCCGTTCATAGAGGAGCCGTGGCTCCGGCGGTACACGTCCTGGAGCCCCAGCACCTGAACCTGCACTTCTGGACTCTATAG